The genomic DNA TCTAGAgatcattaataatttttttttttaaacatttgccaCACAGCATCCAAAAATACTGTGTCATTTAGTATCTATTCTGAAAAATACATAATCATCAAAAAGTAACAGTGGAATAAACTAAAATCTTAATTCtaccctctagctgctacatgtttccttgtaaattaataacaagaatttggagttagatcaagataacttctacctgaaaagtttgagtattctcattacctgtttggtggataatgtatggatattatatggagaagttacatcaTAATCACTTCTGGCATTTTAAGGGTTAACACtatgaataattattattattatttcaattggATAATTAGTTAATGTACCTATGGGAGAGATatctgtttcattttcaagtttggaatcctgaaaacaaatcaaaagattAAAATAGCTACTAAAAACGCACAAAGCTGATTCCATCTTTGAGTTAAAACTGAGTAAACAGCAATAATAACAATCACTACTTTTACTTGATAGCTCGTATTTTTGTAAACCACtatcccccaccccccttcaAAGATCTTAAGACAAAGACCTCCCTATGCAATAGGAAATAATTATCTTAAATCTATATTTCACACGGTGCTCAGATAGCTGACAGATCACGAAATTTTCGTCTTTCTGTAAGATCGTTCATATATGAAATTCTGTAAGATCGTTCATAAATTATAATCTAAATTTGCGGGTGCTTcttttatcagttatttttctgCCACGTTTATATTACTATTTACATTCCATGAATGGTGTTAGTGATGTTTTATCTGTAATTTAGACAACAATAGATGTCGAGAACAATGCTAACCACTGTGCCGTGTGTTTTCACTTAGAAATACATATATTGTAAAATATAACGCAATCTCTATGACGATGATGCATTCAAAAATACAAATGTGTATCGAGAAAGAAATCAAATGAAGTAAGAAATTTAATCACTCGGTGTACCGTGACAGCGCCAAATTCGAATCCTGTCTGAGGATCATCGGGTCCAAAACCTCCAAAATCACTGGCGGCAATAATCGGTACTGTAATGAAACAGAAACCATGCATTGAAAATAACTGACGTTTCCTTCAGGAAACAACGCTATAAATACTTACCaagaagaagaaatgaagatACAACCCTCTGGAGAATAATCATTTCAGCCTTTTAAATATCGACAGCACATGGATGAATATATCCGAGAGGAGACTGAGAAGCACTGTTATTGTTCCGCGGGCTCAAAGAACAGTCATAGGAAGAAGTACACTACTTCAAATATCGTAATCATAATGTACCAACATGGCGGAGGTACTGGAAGATGAAGATATGCAAGTCTTGGTAGGAAATCAGAAAGTGTATCAAAATGAAAGCAGGAGAGCATTTAAAACGGTTTTTGATAAATTCATTTGTCTTTTCTTCATAAAGAGGTTGGAGTTTGAGTGGTTGCTGCGTGAACATGTACCGAAGGTGCTGATCCAACTTGGAAACATTTTACAGGTAAATTTAAATTCTAACACACCCCCTGCTAGTCCTTGTAGTCATTTTGTTTAAGAGAGAGATGCTCTAAAGAACTTTTTGGGGTGGATTCAATCAAAATATAAAGTGAAAGGTATATTCATCAGCTATAAATGATGATAAATGTTGTCTTGTACGTGTGTGTCTGTGTGTGCTAATGACACATGGAACAGCTACCGTCGGAATATAGAGCCACTGACATTCACATTGTCATCAAGCTTTAAACGAAGAAAGTGGAATTGTAGAACAGATAATATGATGAACTGAATCGTACATGCACCTTTGACTTTAAATAGCTCTGTCAGAACTCGTAAGCCAAGATGATGTCATAATAAAGAAGCATATGGTAAGGTTATCTTCATGGCATGGCTGAGCTCAAGTCTTAGAGGCCAAGTAGCCCAGTGCGACTGAGAGTATCTCTTCTCCTCCTGAGATGTGGGGCTTTCATAGGTTGCCTCCCCCCTCTGCTCCACCCCCAGCATCTTTAAGGGCTCCCTCACAGTTTGGAGAGGCACTGAGGAAGTTAGGTATCTTGCCTCAGAACATAGCACAATGATGTAGCAGGGTCTTGAACCTAAACATCTCagggggctgtcctggtgtaccggtacaagggggaattcctattgttttcatatccatacatggagttgtgacgcatgttcgttaatgtttcgttcctttgtgtaccaGTACATGAGGACACAACCCATCTCAGTTGGGAATCCAACGTGCATATCATTAGGCTGGTGTATCTTGTACATGGCATGCTTAGCATAGCTTTAGTGATAATAGAAGGAGAGAACCTGGCTGTGGCTGGTTATGTCTTTGACTCCTTCATCACACTGGGAAATTACAATCTTGTCAAACCTATAGTTTTATCTATTACATcttaattatttgtttcttcattttctaGAATTGTTAGTTTACTTACTGAACAGAGGGTGGGTTTGTTGAggggcttaaccctttaactcccaagatctgactttTAATTCTCCCTCTACCTACTGCGTTTCCTTGTAAGCAAATCACAAGAAgttgatgttagatcaaggtaacaacttctacctgataagtttaagtattctcattacctgtttactggactatgtatggatatttcagagagaaattagttttaaatcgctcctgggagttaaagggttaagacaatTTTAGTGAAAGTTAAGAATTTAAGgaacagtgaaaaaaatatatatattttaaattttcatttaattatttgaatTGAAGGAAtgttcaaaatgtttaaaactaaCAAGTGTACCATCAAAGGGACCCACAGGAGAATTACAGGGTAGGAACAAGAACGTGAAATGCATTTTTTTGGGTTATTCTCAATATCTGTTCAATTTCCAAATCCTTTTTTTGtctattcaataattttttgaatAAACATACTcttatttttgtcaaattttttagGAGAAATAAAGCCACAAGATTACTTTATGCTTTCCACACCCAAGTAAGACAAAGGcttattgttaaatttttatattcaaattaaacatttaattaAGGGctaaaatcttttaaaatttatttgatgaaTCTCATACAAGTTAATTTTTCTATTACAGCAGTGATGCCCTTAAAGGTTATGTTGCTGTGGAaggtgaaaacatttcaaaagctGTGAGTTACTTAATACCTATTCTTTGAggttgcttttttttatctGGCTATGAAATACTCAGTGATACAGTCTTAAATGTAACCTAAAGGATCAGAACTAGGTTCTATGAGAGCTGATATAGAGGAAGTTCACCAACCTTTATACATGTACTGTGTATAAGAGAAATCTGATTCAGGAGTGTTATCAACCTGccatcaaacattttttgcaGGACCTCAAATTTAAACTTCCTAAAGTCTCAAGCTCTGGTTTCCGTGTGTTTGTTAGAGAGCGGCTGCCATGGAAATTAAAACAGgtgaaaatatctttttttttcattttgaagagctcttttctttacatttactTTGCTTATTTCCAACCCAGTTTTAACATCTGGAGTTAATTTTACTTGATCATGTTTTATTTGGTGACTAATTAATGtcaataatatttcatttttgtagaTTCAAGATGCTATAAACTACTTGCAACTTGCTATTGAGAAGGTTCAAGAAACCAAAGGTAACTGTAAATTTTCTTCTGGAAAAGAAGTCAGCAAGGTAAGagattttgaaatattcatttcataATGTTgaacaaaaagacattttgttCCCTGGTTGGAAGGGTCTCAGTTGTGTTTACAGACAATTCAActtagtttgtttttgttccaatttaataattttttattaggTTGTAGAAGAAATAACAAGCCTCTTGACAAAAGGAAAGACCAGACTATCTTTGCCTGACAAAACACCAGTTTTAGATATGTTGGCATCTGGTGACCAGGTACACctgaatatttattaatttttaatgataaatagtTAGCTTTAAATGGTATGCTTGCATCACTTTTTGAGTACTGTTCCTTCTCTTTCAGAGAGTGTTCAAGCCTGGGTTGCCAGATGATGTGGTAGCATACTTCTGCCTCAATAGTGACAAACTTGTCTTGTCAATTTACACTTTAACAACACTTCCTGTTCCACCTCAAAGTTCAGTAAGTTTCTTTAAATAAGCATTACTGTGTGTGTTTACATATCAAGAATTTGATAACATGTGCATGCATCACAAACTGTatattaactgatttttaatgttattgtttttttacctCCCATTTAGAAGCCTCCTCAAGAGAATGACCCTGTTGGACAGACATTGTAAGCACTTTTTCACTTTGTATAGTGTGATCATAAGGAGTGAAGGCAGGGTTTTCATTAACCCTGTACACTCTGATATCAGTATCCATAatctccatactcttctctagacatttcttttggtgctgacaaggagaatttgtttagcaatcaaagcTTGTTTGGTtagcaatcatttcctttattctcatgatctaaTTGAATGACTCAGAGAtattactgtgaggagaaattagattctggtcactcttagggtttaaagggctAAGGAATGTAGTTGCAGGAGTAAAAAGGTGAAATAACAGGAGGATATTTTCCacctctgaataaaaaaatagctCAGACCATCAAAATGAAGCCAGAGAATTATGTTAAGTAGCTGGTGAATTCTCCAGCTGTCTAAGAGATCTCCCCTTGTGTgggttttcttgaaaaaagctCTTGTTGGTCATTGGCTATAGATTTTGGCAACCTGAGTAGGAGTCATTATCTCTTTATCAATGTTTAGTGTTGATGGATAACATCACTGAAATTTTGGTTGTAGAAATGATGGTCACAGAGTTCTTAGAACAGTCCTTTCAGAAATTACTCATCCAGACAAGCATGCTGATGTGATTTGTGATTGTTGAATACCTCTTTGGTAGAATTGTGCATTAGAATTTTGTACTCTGTACTTCATGGGAATGACAATAATCAGGATGAGAGCAGATACACTTCAGTTATGCTCATCATTATGTCTTGTCTTGTTATAAACCTTCTATTTGGCTATTTGGTGGCTGCATTATGTTGTAACTCTTATCTCAATCTTGATCAGGTATGAACATTTAATCAAATTTGATAATCTTTTCCTTTGCATATAAACAGTGAATTTAATAACAAATGGATGGAAATCACAAGTCACTTTGAGGTATGGTAAACTTGTCTAttttgcaacaacaacaaaaaaacattgcCATTGTCagttttatatattttctaagTTAGGccatgaaattttcaattgtcattcttttgatagtttttttactcatttttgCATTCCTGTTGTACAAGGTTGATTGTTCAATCCCAAGACTCAGTGATTCTGTTTTACTCATTGGAGCAGCATTGAGATTGTGTCAACAATTGAAAGACAAGGTACACAATGATATTTATTGTGATTGTTAAAGGAAGGCTTCCTAGGTGATTGCAAGATAATTTGGCCttctcaactgagttgatgatgtgaATTGGCTACTGTAGAGAGTTTCTATAGCAGATACTTTGTTAGCCCTTTTAGCTCTGACAAAGGGTCAATACTCAAAAAATCAGCATTAGAAacttgggatcaatatcagtatctgggcaactgctcacctacccctcccctaactcaacaacagtcaattgacaacaagttaaggttaatgttgagttaggggaggggtaggtgggcagttgcccagatactgatattgatctgaaaCTTGTTTCAGTGGCAAATTGttcactatcaactcagttgatgaaggGACAGTTTGGATGTACTACTTTCAATTggttatttttctgttctttgcAGATGACTATGAATTTTAGTGGTTTCCTACTAGGAAGTTTGAAATAAGTCAATTTATAATTTGTGATATTTCAACTATGATAAAAAtgtccaaaaatttaaaattagtttgaattgaaatattttagctTGATATGCTTAGCTGCCTTTTTACTGAATAAATCTTTGTTGTTTAGTTTGCAGTTTTTTCTGTGCTTCCTGCAAGATGATCATGGCAATTATGAGTCTTAGATTGGAAAGaagatttgtttatttgatgtcTTTTATTGCTCAAATATTGATACCTCTGTTGCACTAGCTGACATTGTATGATTGAGTAAATTCCTCTTGTAATTCCTGGTTAATctttaaactcccagaagttatTAACAAATAACTTTTACCTATAATATCTGTACACTATCCTGtaaaataggtaatgagaatattcaaacttattaggtagaagctattatcttgatctaatacaaaattctcataactaatttacaaggaaatatgtagcagctagaggggagaattaacaatcagatcttgggagttaaagggttaaatcaagaAAGAAGTGAGGGTGTACAATTGACAGTTTCCTATGTTCTTGAAAACTGAGTTCAAGACCTCAACATAAACAATTATGATTatgtttttcaagttcttcaCCCACTAATGAAGGAGTAGTTAGTCTTTAATGAGGTCCAACTAGATTTTTGACcttattttaaatattgaaatacaTTGATTCAACAGATGGGAATTCAATTttataattcaattttatttattaagtCTTTAAGACAGAGGTATGTGAATTtataagaaaaatttgttttagtgAGGTTTTTATTATCAGATCAAACTTTTGACTGGCCTCCTATTTCTCAGTTTGTTTCATGAGTGAGATTTCTAGTGATCAAGTTAAGAAATACAAGGAGGCCCCAGAGTAGTATATGTGTAGCTGTACCCTACTTACAAAATAAGGTTGGGAAGATTTATCTATATTTAAGGgtgtttttaataaaacaattattccacttgtgcttgttggatatgagatgatttTAGCTTCCTCCATTCTGGTGtacttttcttcctttttctttatcacATTTGAGCTGCTAAGATGGGTCAACTATATTTTCCCCCCTAAGATCAGCAATTGCCCCAGGTTTATTTTAATTAGGTTTAATGTAGGAATGATAACAAAATACCTCTGTGACTGGCACATATCAAGATGTGCAAGAGGCAGAGGTTTATATTTAGCTATCAAGGATGGTTTCCCATCAGAGGGACTTATACTGGTATTTTGCAGACATTCCAAGGCATGTAAGGTTATATTTCATGACAAATCATCACattatttcaataaatatgTATCCTACATGCCCATCTTCCTTTCAAACATTGATTTAGGTCTTATTTTTGCCTATTCAATCAGGGTAGCAAGACAAACTATCTCTTAAGAAGTGCGAACACTAAGCATACCCCAGTTTTCTAATATTCATGTTGCATTATTTGTATGAATTTCACATACTTTTAACTCGAATTATCATGAGTTTGATCTTGTTTTCACTCACCCCCACCCCCgttcaatttaaatttaatgcGTAATCTATCCCCTTCCTCCCCCGCCTCGTCCTCACTCACTTCCAATTCGTACTCAGTCTTCCGAATGAACCCATCACCTGGTAGATGTAAACAAGTTTCCCGTGCACCAGGGCTCGTGAAATTTCCTGTTGTTATTCTACAATCGAAATGGCCTCCAAGTTGGGTGGAAGGCCTTCAGTGGAACATGTTTCGTCTCTCGCCGAAGTTGTAGAAATAATTCTATCTTTCTTGCCGGCTAGAGCGCTTTTTAGTTGCGCGCAAGTTAGTCGCTTGTGGCGAGACACTGCTAGACGAGTTCTTCGTTCACGACAAAAATTGGGATGGCTTAGTTTTGAGGCTCACCATGAACCTCACGTAGCTCCCTGTACCTCAAAGGTAAGGATAGACGGGTGTTTATTCATTGTTGATGAAGGAATCTTTCTTCTTTATACCGTGAACGGTTCCCAAAGCATGTTGTTATATCAGCAAAATATCTACACAATATTAACATCTTCAATGTCTCAGAATTTACCTGATCCGGAGAGCTTTCTCGGTCTTCGTACTTAATAGTCCTGTTGAGGAAACTGTTGGTTATTTTTTCCGTCAATTGGTGCTTTGTCATTCAAAACGACCACTGAATATACCAGTGATCCTACTTTCAATTGGCCTTTTTTGTACATCAGAGAAGGGGAGTCTTTAAATCCAGAAGAATGGGAATTAATTTGCGTTTCTGcactcaaaatatttctttgtgttttttttttacgtagtTTTGCTTTCGACCAattcctttttgcttttttaagcAATGCACTCTGAATGTGAAAAGTACATTTCGGttcattttccttgttattGTAGGGAAATAATTGGTCATAATGGTGAGAGCATATGAAAGAAAACCATCatagttattaattattatttttaattaataataaggTCTGTGATAAGTTATTTGGGGGGGGTGGGGCTGGGTAGTCATTGATAAGGGAAAGGGTCGGCTATTGAGGAGAGAAAATCTTGATGGTAacataaaatttgtttaacaagcaaCCAAGTTCAAGGATGTATTTGGGGTTGCAAATTGTTGACTTGAAGATTCTTTATATTGAAATTGTATGCCTTGTTTAGATTCAGAACCCCTAAAACTATACTCTGTTTGTGGCATTTACCAACTATCcatacagtttttttgttttgttttccttatccTGGTTTGCTGTTATTATTTACTCATGATATGATGGGCTAGCCATCATCAGTAagtttattttgcctttttgatGACTTAGTTGTAAATGTGACTCAGATTAGTATTGCAAAAGCTTTTTAAATGTATTAGTCAAAGACAAGATTGTTTTTTCTAGCTCTCAATGGAAATGCTTGGACAGAAAATTGTTGAATTCTTGGATGAGCTACCCATTGTTCCTGCAGCCTGCATTGTCTTACTGAGCAGATGTAGGGTTCACcttcaagaaggaaaaaaagatgaaataaaaaccTTAGTAACAACTGTAAAGGGATGTTTACCTCGTTCATGTGCCCTTATTGGAAGTGTTGGAGCAGGAGTTATTGGAACAGCAGAGGGTGGTTTTGCAGAAGAGTTGGAAAGTGCTGAAGGTGTTGCTTTATTGCTCATGCCACAAGTTGAAGGTGTTTCAGCAGAGGTTATAAATTTGAGTGCCACAGAGGTTAAGAATAACAGAACATTCAAATCTCGCTGGGAGAAATCTTTGAGACTTCCCCCTGATGGTACAGTCAAGTGTGCTTTTCTTTTAGCCAAGGGTGACACATATAATCTTGATGTTATAGGAAAAACAGCATCAGGAATTTGGCAGGTTAGCCTTTCTGTTGAGCTCTTTTTCTTCATTAGCTTTTTATCCATAGGACAAAAATTACATACTATATGTAGTACTTgtctatatttttaaaatataatgaaacaAAGATGTTGAGCAGATTTACTGACAAGATACAGTTTTCAGCAAGTGTGAATTGCATCTTTATCAACTGAAGTAAATAagaagaaaaaccttttttggtGTACAAAATGGCTATCTTTGAAATGCAATATCTTATTTGTATTTGATATTATCAAGAAGTGATAGAAATAATAGTTCTGTGTCTTTTTTCTTGACTCAAGGTTTGTAACAGTGAAGAAGATTATAAGTCAGATGTAGTAATAATTGGAGGACTTGTTGAGTCATTTGTGATGGTGGATAATGAAGTGAAGAACGCAGGTGTCGTAGGACTTGCATTTACAGGAAATGTTGAGGCTGTTTCAATGGTTCATCATGGAGAAACAGTAGAAGGTGTTCAGGAAAGTCTAAAGGAGCTGAGGAAGTGTGGCATCACATGCAACAAAAATACCGCTTGTTTTATGGTGTCATGCATTGGTCGAGGTCAGGAATTTTACCATGCCAAGAATGTAGAGACTGGAATTTTTCAACAAGTATTTCCTGGTATTCCAGTGGTTGGTTTCTTTGGAAATGGAGAACTGGGTCTGGATCTGCATTCACATGAAAGAGATGGCCATTTTCTACACTCCTATTCATCAGTATTTTGTTTGTGTTCCTTGCCATCACAATCTAATGACAGTTTACCTGCTCAAGGCACAGTTATCTCTGTTACCAAGGAGCTCAAGCAAGATGAGAAAGATGACAAGCCATCTAAGTGTACttgacttaaccctttcactcccaagatctgactagtaattctccttactatctgccatacaattcttatgatgttagttcagagaatttggtattggatcaactaataatcccatgattgatgttcttctctattctcatcacctgcctgctttatattgtattgatattgtaaggagaaattctgtcttggtcacttgtgggagctAAAGAGTTAAAACATGTGACTTGGTTATCAAAGAACCCTAACAATATTTGTTGAATGGTTACACCATTTCTGTGAACAGATGAACTTAGGAATAATTAGAATAAATTATTGTGCTTTATAAATTACATAACAGAGTACATTTGTATTCTCTGATCAGTGATTGGATCTAACTGTAAATGATTTTTCTgttaatattataaaaaaatattggttaTTTGTTCTGATGAAGTCACTTCAGAACAGAGATTGACATTGGAAGTGTCTTCCCTGTGAGACAAAGGTTgatactttgttttttttttttaatattcaagtGTTTCTTTGTTAAATGATTGTCACCTGAGAAGAGGATGTTTGATCTTTCAAGGGCCTCTACTTGCACAGTGGTATTGCATAACTGATATCTATAATTCcaaaaatgtttgaatgttCAATTTGAATgagtttatatttttcatagttaattttgtatttaataaTTGTTAGCCAGTGTAAATAGATCATATTCATAACTTATGAtttaaagtaatgaaaattaTGAGAGAGATGTGTTTGTCCGATTTGTGTTCATGTGTTTATAGATGAATATAACAAGTGGTAGGGATGACTAGGTGGGTTGGCTTTGAATAGAAGAGAAGTTACGGTGACAGTGAGGAATTTTTGTATCAGAGCATCTGCAAATTGAACTCAAATATTGAATGATAATGCTTTATCTGCcgtaaaaatagaaaattatttttaccaatCAAGGATAACAATCTATAATACCTTAGTTACCACAATAACCACATTCAGGTAAGGGATTTCCTGAATGGCTTTTAATTGCTTTAACCCTTGCACTCCCAAGATCTCCAAAATAATTATCCatattgtctgccatacaattttcatgatgttagattggagaatttggcattagatcaaCTACTAATTCCCTGATGACAgttttattctcatcacttgtctccttTTCAATGTATAgacattgtaaggaaaaattctttcttcgtcatgggagtgaaagggttaattcaaATCC from Pocillopora verrucosa isolate sample1 chromosome 2, ASM3666991v2, whole genome shotgun sequence includes the following:
- the LOC131790724 gene encoding F-box only protein 22; the encoded protein is MASKLGGRPSVEHVSSLAEVVEIILSFLPARALFSCAQVSRLWRDTARRVLRSRQKLGWLSFEAHHEPHVAPCTSKLSMEMLGQKIVEFLDELPIVPAACIVLLSRCRVHLQEGKKDEIKTLVTTVKGCLPRSCALIGSVGAGVIGTAEGGFAEELESAEGVALLLMPQVEGVSAEVINLSATEVKNNRTFKSRWEKSLRLPPDGTVKCAFLLAKGDTYNLDVIGKTASGIWQVCNSEEDYKSDVVIIGGLVESFVMVDNEVKNAGVVGLAFTGNVEAVSMVHHGETVEGVQESLKELRKCGITCNKNTACFMVSCIGRGQEFYHAKNVETGIFQQVFPGIPVVGFFGNGELGLDLHSHERDGHFLHSYSSVFCLCSLPSQSNDSLPAQGTVISVTKELKQDEKDDKPSKCT
- the LOC131790725 gene encoding protein rogdi homolog translates to MAEVLEDEDMQVLRLEFEWLLREHVPKVLIQLGNILQECSKCLKLTSVPSKGPTGELQGEIKPQDYFMLSTPNSDALKGYVAVEGENISKADLKFKLPKVSSSGFRVFVRERLPWKLKQIQDAINYLQLAIEKVQETKGNCKFSSGKEVSKVVEEITSLLTKGKTRLSLPDKTPVLDMLASGDQRVFKPGLPDDVVAYFCLNSDKLVLSIYTLTTLPVPPQSSKPPQENDPVGQTFEFNNKWMEITSHFEVDCSIPRLSDSVLLIGAALRLCQQLKDKFAVFSVLPAR